The proteins below come from a single Oryzomicrobium terrae genomic window:
- the yegQ gene encoding tRNA 5-hydroxyuridine modification protein YegQ — protein MAETAFAFGADAVYAGQPRYSLRTRNNEFGTLEHLAQGIASAHRLNKLFYLVSNVIPHNAKVKTYLADLAEVVALKPDALIMADPGLIAMVREAWPELPIHLSVQANTVNYAAVKFWKHVGVERVILSRELSLDEMAEIRQECPDTELEVFVHGALCIAYSGRCLLSGYFNHRDANQGTCTNSCRWDYKVLPGEEQPSGDVARLPPPPPAAAPTGQVWLLEEGQRPGELMPMEEDEHGTYVLNSKDLRAIEHVARLVEIGVDSLKIEGRTKSPYYVARVCQTYRQAIDDAVAGRPFDASLLSELEGLANRGYTGGFYERHPDQAYQNYLRGHSESDRSLYVGDVAGYDPARGLVEVVVKNRFGRGDRIEAIHPAGNREFVVERLENAAGEAIEVAPGSGHRVWLPLPEELAGAFLARFV, from the coding sequence ATGGCCGAGACCGCCTTCGCCTTCGGCGCCGACGCGGTTTACGCCGGCCAGCCCCGCTACAGCCTGCGTACCCGCAACAACGAATTCGGCACCCTGGAGCATCTCGCCCAGGGCATCGCCAGCGCCCACCGACTCAACAAGCTGTTCTATCTGGTGAGCAACGTCATCCCCCACAACGCCAAGGTCAAGACCTACCTGGCCGACCTGGCCGAAGTGGTGGCGCTCAAGCCCGACGCCCTGATCATGGCCGACCCGGGGCTGATCGCCATGGTGCGCGAAGCCTGGCCCGAGCTGCCGATCCACCTGTCGGTCCAGGCCAACACGGTGAACTACGCGGCGGTGAAGTTCTGGAAGCACGTCGGCGTCGAGCGGGTGATCCTGTCCCGGGAGCTGTCCCTCGACGAGATGGCGGAAATCCGCCAGGAATGCCCGGACACCGAACTGGAGGTGTTCGTGCACGGCGCCCTGTGCATCGCCTACTCGGGCCGCTGCCTGCTCTCCGGCTACTTCAACCACCGGGATGCCAACCAGGGCACCTGCACCAACTCCTGCCGCTGGGACTACAAGGTGCTGCCCGGCGAGGAACAGCCCAGCGGCGACGTGGCCCGCCTGCCGCCCCCCCCTCCTGCCGCCGCCCCCACCGGCCAGGTCTGGCTGCTCGAGGAAGGCCAGCGTCCCGGCGAGCTGATGCCCATGGAAGAGGACGAGCACGGCACCTACGTGCTCAACTCCAAGGACCTGCGCGCCATCGAGCACGTCGCCCGGTTGGTGGAGATCGGCGTCGACTCGCTCAAGATCGAGGGCCGCACCAAGTCGCCCTACTACGTCGCCCGGGTGTGCCAGACCTACCGTCAGGCCATCGACGACGCCGTGGCCGGCCGCCCCTTCGACGCCAGCCTGCTGTCCGAGCTGGAAGGCCTGGCCAACCGGGGCTACACCGGCGGTTTCTACGAACGCCACCCGGACCAGGCCTATCAGAACTACCTGCGCGGCCACTCCGAATCGGACCGCAGCCTCTACGTCGGCGACGTGGCCGGCTACGACCCGGCCCGGGGCCTGGTCGAGGTGGTGGTGAAGAACCGCTTCGGCCGCGGCGACCGGATCGAAGCGATCCACCCGGCCGGCAACCGGGAATTCGTCGTGGAGCGGCTGGAGAATGCCGCCGGCGAGGCCATCGAGGTGGCCCCGGGCAGCGGCCACCGGGTCTGGCTGCCCCTGCCGGAGGAGTTGGCTGGCGCCTTTCTCGCCCGCTTCGTTTAA
- a CDS encoding Maf family protein, with the protein MTLAPQRLYLASRSPRRRELLTQIGVHFDTLLFRAGARADGEVDETPLPGEDPVTYVQRVARAKAEHGRRILVWRKLQPQVVLSADTTVEVDGQILGKPVDGDDAARTLRLLSGRAHRVLTAVVVATPAGQIEAALSESRVRFRELSDAEIRRYVASGEPLDKAGSYGIQGRAALFVAHMEGSYTGIMGLPLFETGALLRKIGFDGL; encoded by the coding sequence ATGACCCTTGCCCCGCAACGCCTTTACCTCGCCTCGCGCAGCCCGCGGCGGCGCGAACTGCTCACTCAGATCGGCGTCCATTTCGACACCCTGCTGTTCCGTGCCGGCGCCCGGGCCGATGGCGAGGTGGACGAGACTCCCCTGCCCGGTGAGGACCCGGTGACCTACGTGCAGCGGGTGGCCCGTGCCAAGGCCGAGCACGGCCGGCGCATCCTGGTCTGGCGCAAATTGCAGCCCCAGGTCGTGCTGTCGGCGGATACCACGGTCGAAGTCGATGGCCAGATCCTGGGCAAGCCGGTGGACGGGGACGATGCCGCCCGCACCCTGCGTCTATTGTCCGGCCGCGCCCACCGGGTGCTTACCGCCGTGGTGGTGGCCACCCCGGCCGGCCAGATCGAGGCCGCCCTGTCCGAGAGCCGGGTGCGCTTCCGCGAACTGAGCGATGCCGAGATCCGCCGCTACGTGGCCAGCGGCGAGCCGCTGGACAAGGCCGGCAGCTACGGCATCCAGGGTCGGGCGGCCTTGTTCGTGGCCCATATGGAAGGCAGCTACACCGGCATCATGGGCCTGCCCCTGTTCGAAACCGGCGCGCTGCTGCGCAAAATCGGCTTCGACGGCTTGTGA
- the rlmH gene encoding 23S rRNA (pseudouridine(1915)-N(3))-methyltransferase RlmH — MKLHILAVGHKMPGWVESGCQEYLKRMPRELPAAVLEIKPEPRAGGKTREQLMAAERSRIEAVLPKDARLIALDERGDDLTTARFAERIERWMEEGRDLAFVIGGADGLDPAIKSRADGLLRLSSMTLPHAMARLILAEQLYRAASLIKGHPYHRE; from the coding sequence ATGAAGCTCCACATCCTCGCGGTCGGGCACAAGATGCCCGGCTGGGTCGAAAGCGGCTGCCAGGAATACCTCAAGCGCATGCCCCGGGAGTTGCCGGCGGCGGTGCTCGAAATCAAGCCCGAGCCCCGCGCCGGCGGCAAGACCCGGGAGCAGCTGATGGCCGCCGAGCGCAGCCGCATCGAGGCCGTGCTGCCCAAGGACGCCCGCCTGATCGCCCTGGACGAGCGCGGCGACGACCTGACCACGGCCCGCTTCGCCGAGCGCATCGAACGCTGGATGGAGGAAGGCCGCGACCTGGCCTTCGTCATCGGCGGCGCCGACGGCCTGGACCCGGCGATCAAGTCCCGGGCCGACGGTCTGCTGCGCCTGTCCAGCATGACCCTGCCCCACGCCATGGCCCGTTTGATCCTGGCCGAGCAGCTGTACCGGGCCGCCAGCCTGATCAAGGGCCATCCCTACCACCGGGAGTGA
- the rsfS gene encoding ribosome silencing factor, producing the protein MDTPNLQHAVALVVDALEDIKGKDIEVIDTSKLTSLFDRIVIATGDSNRQVNALARNVEEKAKEAGLNVISVEGQGSGEWVLVDLGDIVVHVMQPAVRQYYALEELWASRAPARRPASPLVEPPEAG; encoded by the coding sequence ATGGACACCCCCAACCTGCAACACGCCGTCGCCCTGGTCGTCGACGCCCTCGAAGACATCAAGGGCAAGGACATCGAGGTGATCGACACCTCCAAGCTCACCTCCCTGTTCGACCGCATCGTCATCGCCACCGGCGACTCCAACCGCCAGGTCAACGCCCTGGCCCGCAACGTCGAGGAAAAGGCCAAGGAAGCCGGCCTCAACGTCATTTCCGTGGAGGGCCAGGGTAGCGGCGAATGGGTGCTGGTGGACCTGGGCGACATCGTCGTCCATGTCATGCAGCCCGCCGTGCGCCAGTACTACGCCCTCGAAGAGCTGTGGGCCTCCCGGGCCCCCGCCCGGCGCCCCGCCTCGCCCCTGGTGGAGCCTCCCGAGGCCGGCTGA
- the nadD gene encoding nicotinate-nucleotide adenylyltransferase, which produces MPSRLLGIFGGTFDPVHIGHLRLAEEAREQLALPEVRWIPAGQPPHRAGPSVAPAHRLALVRAAVADNPAFSVDSAEVDSAAPSYTVTTLERLRILEGDRPLVLLLGADAFLGFTRWHRWRDIVALAHLAVLTRPGVQFDPARVAAGEGMHADAELADLIAERRLDPAERASLEARPAGSLLFVPMAPLAVSATDIRARLREGRSVRYLLPPSVIDYIAANGLYRPE; this is translated from the coding sequence GTGCCTTCCCGGCTGCTGGGTATTTTTGGCGGCACCTTCGACCCGGTGCACATCGGCCACCTGCGCCTGGCCGAAGAGGCCCGGGAGCAACTGGCCCTGCCCGAGGTACGTTGGATTCCCGCCGGCCAGCCACCGCACCGGGCCGGCCCGAGCGTGGCCCCGGCCCACCGCCTGGCCCTGGTGCGCGCCGCCGTGGCCGACAATCCGGCCTTCAGCGTCGATAGCGCCGAGGTCGATTCGGCCGCGCCGTCCTACACCGTCACCACCCTGGAGCGCTTGCGCATCCTGGAAGGCGACCGCCCCCTGGTGTTGCTGCTCGGCGCCGACGCCTTTCTCGGCTTTACCCGCTGGCACCGCTGGCGCGACATCGTCGCCTTGGCCCACCTGGCCGTGCTCACCCGTCCCGGCGTGCAGTTCGATCCGGCCCGGGTGGCGGCCGGCGAAGGGATGCACGCCGATGCCGAGCTGGCCGACCTGATCGCCGAGCGCCGTCTCGATCCGGCGGAGCGGGCCAGCCTGGAAGCGCGCCCGGCCGGCAGTCTGCTCTTCGTGCCCATGGCGCCCCTGGCGGTATCGGCCACCGATATCCGCGCCCGGCTGCGCGAGGGACGCAGCGTGCGTTATTTGCTGCCGCCGAGCGTGATCGACTATATTGCGGCGAATGGTCTCTATCGCCCCGAATGA
- a CDS encoding BPSS1780 family membrane protein: protein MLIARIVPASRGWRWVSEGFGLFRRNPGVLALMVVGYWFLLGALNLVPILGGVAATMLVPALSVGVLTACREIDQGRSPLPHLLFAGLRQRLGPLVALGGLNFICSMLVLSLVSLLDDGALLRWMGSGVRPDADELEALATAAEVGLALYIPVFLAFWYAPQLVAWHDHSLGKSLFFSFFACLRNWRAFLVYGVTLVLLGGVIPGLAVGLLAGGGNLAVLLSVPFLMAIAPIFFASFYLSYRDVFSEAADDETPDGVEPSAETPRQEPSSEADGPNAAP from the coding sequence ATGCTGATTGCCCGCATCGTCCCCGCTTCCCGAGGTTGGCGCTGGGTCAGCGAAGGTTTTGGCCTGTTCCGCCGCAACCCCGGGGTGCTGGCCCTGATGGTGGTGGGCTACTGGTTCCTGCTCGGCGCCCTCAACCTGGTGCCGATCCTGGGTGGCGTGGCCGCCACCATGCTGGTGCCGGCCCTGTCGGTAGGCGTGCTGACCGCCTGCCGCGAGATCGACCAGGGCCGCTCACCCTTGCCCCACCTGCTGTTCGCCGGCTTGCGCCAGCGCCTCGGCCCCCTGGTCGCCCTGGGTGGGCTCAACTTCATCTGCTCGATGCTGGTGCTGTCCCTGGTGTCCCTGCTCGACGACGGCGCCCTGCTGCGCTGGATGGGCAGCGGCGTGCGTCCCGACGCCGACGAGCTGGAGGCCCTGGCCACCGCCGCCGAGGTCGGCCTGGCGCTCTACATCCCGGTGTTCCTGGCCTTCTGGTACGCCCCCCAGTTGGTCGCCTGGCACGACCATTCCTTGGGCAAAAGCCTGTTCTTCAGCTTTTTCGCCTGCCTGCGCAACTGGCGCGCTTTCCTCGTCTACGGCGTGACCCTGGTGCTGCTCGGCGGCGTCATTCCAGGCTTGGCGGTGGGGCTGTTGGCCGGTGGCGGCAATCTGGCGGTGCTGCTCTCGGTGCCGTTCCTGATGGCCATTGCGCCGATTTTCTTCGCCAGCTTCTACCTCAGCTACCGGGACGTGTTCAGCGAAGCGGCGGATGACGAAACGCCGGACGGCGTCGAACCATCGGCTGAAACCCCGCGCCAAGAGCCGAGTTCCGAGGCCGATGGCCCGAACGCGGCGCCCTGA
- a CDS encoding BPSS1780 family membrane protein, producing MTAPDFPLPAPPFEGDSRVVPAGRAIDWLREGWALFIAQPGVWLAMGALFFVIVIGVMIFPVVGELAAHWFVPVLSAGLMAAARRIEQGEEAHVADMFSAFSPKHAPVLRVGVLFMVGWLAIIAIGILIGWAATFGGSVQAAAGGGLLGTGIAVAGVLFAIVVVLVSSVPLVMAVWYAPALAYFHDMSARAAMRASFEAVARNGVAFLVYGLFILLILFFGALSLGLGLVVAAPVIACSIYVSYRDVFLGT from the coding sequence ATGACGGCTCCCGATTTTCCCCTGCCCGCCCCGCCCTTCGAGGGGGATTCCCGCGTCGTGCCCGCCGGCCGTGCCATCGACTGGCTGCGCGAAGGCTGGGCCCTGTTCATCGCCCAGCCGGGGGTGTGGCTGGCCATGGGCGCCCTGTTTTTCGTCATCGTCATCGGCGTAATGATCTTCCCCGTGGTCGGCGAACTGGCCGCCCACTGGTTCGTACCAGTGCTCTCGGCCGGTCTCATGGCGGCGGCGCGGCGTATCGAACAGGGTGAAGAAGCCCACGTGGCCGACATGTTCTCGGCCTTCTCGCCCAAGCATGCGCCGGTATTGCGCGTCGGCGTGCTGTTCATGGTCGGCTGGCTGGCGATCATCGCCATCGGCATCCTGATCGGCTGGGCCGCCACCTTCGGAGGTTCGGTCCAGGCGGCCGCCGGCGGCGGCCTGCTCGGCACCGGCATCGCCGTGGCTGGCGTGCTGTTCGCCATCGTCGTCGTCCTGGTCAGCTCGGTGCCTCTGGTCATGGCCGTGTGGTACGCCCCGGCCTTGGCCTACTTCCACGACATGTCGGCCCGGGCGGCGATGCGCGCCAGCTTCGAGGCGGTGGCGCGCAACGGCGTGGCCTTCCTGGTCTACGGCCTGTTCATCCTGCTCATCCTGTTCTTCGGCGCCCTGTCCCTCGGCCTGGGGCTGGTGGTGGCCGCCCCGGTGATCGCCTGCTCGATCTACGTCTCGTACCGCGACGTCTTCCTCGGGACCTGA
- a CDS encoding DUF2782 domain-containing protein, whose amino-acid sequence MKRTLLALLSLALAAPVVAQTAGRTPLPNVPPPPPEMAPFDAAIEPEVTIKKRDEDTVEEYRIKGRLYMVKVTPKVGPPYYLIDDRGDGNFTRRDSLDTGVRPPMWLIGTF is encoded by the coding sequence ATGAAGCGCACCCTTCTCGCCCTCCTGAGCCTTGCCCTCGCCGCGCCCGTTGTCGCCCAGACCGCCGGCCGCACGCCACTGCCCAATGTGCCGCCGCCGCCTCCGGAAATGGCCCCCTTCGATGCTGCCATCGAGCCTGAAGTGACCATCAAGAAGCGCGACGAGGATACGGTCGAGGAGTACCGCATCAAGGGTCGCCTGTACATGGTCAAGGTCACCCCCAAGGTCGGGCCCCCCTACTACCTGATCGATGACCGGGGTGACGGCAATTTCACCCGGCGCGATTCCCTCGATACCGGGGTGCGTCCGCCGATGTGGCTGATCGGCACCTTCTGA
- a CDS encoding TIGR00730 family Rossman fold protein produces the protein MSEKIKLPDLAEREAALQTQSSRESWRILGIMSEFVEATDRLAPIRPAVSIFGSARVPEGSPYYELARTIARKLSDAGFSVISGGGPGIMEAANRGAFAGKSPSVGLNIQLPHEQKSNAYQDISQTFRHFFARKYMFVRFANAYVVMPGGFGTLDEVMEALTLIQTGKGRKIPLVLVGAGFWQGLVDWFRDRLVGEGMISPEDMNLIQVIDDPDQVVSAIFKHYETRGFEPLPEEREMLLNL, from the coding sequence ATGAGCGAAAAAATCAAACTGCCCGACCTCGCCGAGCGCGAAGCCGCCCTGCAAACCCAGTCGTCGCGGGAATCCTGGCGAATCCTCGGCATTATGTCAGAGTTCGTCGAAGCCACTGACCGCCTGGCCCCGATCCGCCCTGCCGTGTCCATTTTCGGCAGCGCCCGGGTGCCGGAAGGCTCGCCCTATTACGAACTCGCCCGGACCATCGCCCGTAAACTCTCCGATGCCGGGTTCTCGGTCATTTCCGGTGGCGGTCCGGGCATCATGGAAGCGGCCAACCGGGGCGCCTTTGCCGGCAAGAGTCCGTCGGTGGGGCTCAACATCCAGCTGCCCCACGAGCAGAAGTCCAATGCCTATCAGGACATTTCCCAGACCTTCCGCCACTTCTTTGCGCGCAAGTACATGTTCGTGCGCTTCGCCAATGCCTACGTGGTGATGCCCGGAGGCTTCGGCACCCTGGACGAGGTGATGGAGGCCCTGACCCTGATCCAGACCGGCAAGGGGCGCAAGATTCCCCTGGTGCTGGTGGGCGCCGGCTTCTGGCAGGGCCTGGTGGACTGGTTTCGTGATCGGCTGGTGGGGGAGGGCATGATCTCCCCCGAGGACATGAACCTGATCCAGGTGATCGACGATCCGGACCAGGTGGTCTCGGCCATCTTCAAGCACTACGAAACCCGGGGCTTCGAGCCCCTGCCCGAAGAGCGGGAAATGCTGCTCAACCTGTAA
- the polA gene encoding DNA polymerase I gives MASLLLVDGSSYLYRAFHALPDLRNAAGEPTGALYGVLSMLRRLEADHKAMAGDATVYRACVFDAKGKTFRDDWYPDYKGHRPPMPEDLAAQIPAIHAAIAAAGWPILTIDGVEADDVIGTLARQAEAADIDVVVSTGDKDLAQLVSPRVTLVNTMSNETLDVAGVEAKFGVPPGLIVDYLTLIGDTVDNVPGVAKVGPKTAVKWLTQYGNLDGVIAHAGEIGGVVGQNLRDHLDFLPLGRRLVTVKCDVADLPAVTSLVPRTPDLAALAGMYAHYGFKTWLKEATGEAAGEAGSDARAGASAVAASDPAALVADGRHRDGYETILDQAGFERWLARIEAASLVALDTETTSLDPFEARIVGMSFALAAGEAAYLPLAHCGPDAPVQLDRESALARLKPWLESAAHAKVLQNAKYDQHVFANHGIALAGVAHDTMLESYVVEADKGHDLEQLAKRHLGLVGLSYTDLCGKGAKQIGFDQVAVDQASAYAAEDTDFTLRVHERLYPAIAADAGLTRIYHDIELPSREVLFAMERTGILINSARLDAQSHALGKRLLELEQEAQVLAGQPFNLNSPKQLAEILFTKLELPVKKKTPGGTPSTDEEVLSELALDYPLPKLLLEYRSLAKLKGTYTDKLPKMVNPVTGRIHTHFSQATAVTGRLSSSDPNLQNIPVRTPEGRRIREAFVAPAGHVLVSADYSQIELRIMAHLSEDAGLLAAFAAGEDVHRATAAEIFGITPLEVTSEQRRYAKTINFGLIYGMSAHGLARSLDIERSAAQTFIDRYFARYPGVARYMEETRARAREQGYVETVFGRRLQLPEIRASQAGRRQGAERAAINAPMQGTAADLIKLAMVAVHRWLATEGVKSRLLLQVHDELVLEVPDAELPRIRAELPGLMARVADLRVPLVVEVGAGASWEEAH, from the coding sequence ATGGCTTCTTTGCTGCTCGTCGATGGCTCGTCGTATCTCTACCGGGCCTTCCATGCCCTCCCTGACCTGCGCAATGCAGCGGGAGAGCCGACGGGTGCGCTATACGGGGTCTTGTCCATGCTACGTCGGCTGGAAGCCGACCACAAGGCGATGGCCGGCGATGCAACGGTCTATCGCGCCTGCGTTTTCGATGCCAAGGGCAAGACCTTTCGCGACGACTGGTACCCGGATTACAAGGGGCATCGCCCCCCCATGCCGGAGGACCTGGCTGCCCAGATTCCCGCCATCCACGCGGCCATCGCCGCCGCCGGCTGGCCGATCCTGACCATCGACGGGGTCGAGGCCGACGACGTCATCGGCACCCTGGCCCGCCAGGCCGAGGCGGCCGACATCGACGTGGTGGTGTCCACCGGCGACAAGGACCTGGCCCAGCTGGTCAGCCCCCGGGTCACCCTGGTCAACACCATGAGCAACGAGACCCTGGACGTGGCCGGCGTGGAAGCCAAGTTCGGCGTGCCGCCGGGATTGATCGTCGATTACCTGACCCTGATCGGCGACACGGTGGACAACGTGCCCGGCGTGGCCAAGGTCGGCCCCAAGACCGCGGTGAAATGGCTGACCCAGTACGGCAATCTGGACGGCGTCATCGCCCACGCCGGCGAGATCGGCGGCGTGGTCGGGCAGAACCTGCGCGACCATCTGGATTTTCTGCCCCTGGGGCGCCGCCTGGTAACGGTGAAGTGCGACGTGGCCGATCTGCCCGCGGTGACCAGCCTCGTTCCCCGCACCCCGGACCTGGCCGCCCTGGCCGGGATGTATGCCCACTACGGCTTCAAGACCTGGCTCAAGGAAGCCACCGGCGAGGCGGCGGGCGAGGCCGGCAGCGACGCCCGGGCGGGAGCCAGCGCCGTGGCCGCCAGCGACCCCGCCGCCCTGGTAGCCGACGGCCGCCACCGGGACGGCTACGAAACGATCCTCGACCAAGCCGGCTTCGAGCGCTGGCTGGCCCGCATCGAGGCCGCCAGCCTGGTGGCCCTGGACACCGAAACCACCAGCCTGGACCCGTTCGAAGCGCGCATCGTCGGCATGTCCTTCGCCCTGGCCGCCGGGGAGGCCGCCTACCTGCCCCTGGCCCACTGCGGCCCGGATGCGCCGGTCCAACTCGACCGGGAGTCCGCCTTGGCGCGGCTCAAGCCCTGGCTGGAATCGGCCGCCCACGCCAAGGTGCTGCAGAACGCCAAGTACGACCAGCACGTCTTCGCCAACCACGGCATCGCCCTGGCCGGGGTGGCCCACGACACCATGCTCGAGTCCTACGTGGTGGAGGCCGACAAGGGCCACGACCTGGAGCAGCTGGCCAAGCGCCACCTGGGCTTGGTGGGCCTCTCCTACACCGACCTGTGCGGCAAGGGGGCCAAGCAGATCGGCTTCGACCAGGTGGCGGTGGACCAAGCCTCCGCCTATGCCGCCGAGGACACCGACTTCACCCTGCGGGTGCATGAACGGCTCTATCCGGCCATCGCTGCCGATGCGGGGCTGACGCGCATCTACCACGACATCGAGTTGCCCTCCCGGGAGGTGCTGTTCGCCATGGAGCGCACCGGCATCCTCATCAACAGCGCCCGGCTCGACGCCCAGAGCCACGCCCTGGGCAAGCGCCTGCTGGAGCTGGAGCAGGAGGCCCAGGTGCTGGCCGGCCAGCCCTTCAACCTCAATTCGCCCAAGCAGCTGGCCGAGATCCTGTTCACCAAGCTCGAACTGCCGGTGAAGAAGAAGACCCCGGGCGGCACCCCCTCCACCGACGAGGAGGTGCTCTCGGAACTAGCCCTGGACTACCCCCTGCCCAAGCTGCTGCTCGAGTACCGCAGCCTGGCCAAGCTCAAGGGCACCTACACCGACAAGCTACCGAAGATGGTGAACCCGGTCACCGGGCGCATCCACACCCATTTTTCCCAGGCCACCGCGGTGACCGGGCGGCTGTCGTCGTCGGACCCCAACCTGCAGAACATCCCGGTGCGCACCCCGGAAGGGCGGCGCATCCGCGAGGCCTTCGTCGCCCCGGCCGGCCATGTGCTGGTGTCCGCCGACTACTCCCAGATCGAGCTGCGCATCATGGCCCACCTGTCGGAGGACGCCGGCCTGCTGGCGGCCTTTGCCGCCGGGGAGGACGTGCACCGCGCCACCGCCGCCGAGATATTCGGCATCACGCCCCTGGAAGTGACCAGCGAACAGCGCCGCTACGCCAAGACCATCAACTTCGGCCTGATCTACGGCATGAGCGCCCACGGCCTGGCCCGCTCCCTGGACATCGAGCGCAGCGCCGCCCAGACCTTCATCGACCGCTACTTCGCCCGCTATCCGGGCGTGGCCCGCTACATGGAGGAAACCCGGGCCCGGGCCCGGGAGCAGGGTTATGTCGAAACCGTGTTCGGCCGCCGCCTGCAGCTGCCCGAGATCCGCGCCAGCCAGGCCGGCCGTCGCCAAGGCGCCGAGCGGGCGGCGATCAACGCGCCGATGCAGGGCACCGCCGCCGACCTGATCAAGCTGGCCATGGTGGCCGTGCACCGCTGGCTCGCCACCGAAGGTGTAAAGAGCCGCCTGCTACTGCAGGTTCACGACGAATTGGTACTGGAAGTGCCGGATGCCGAGTTGCCGCGCATCCGCGCCGAACTCCCCGGCCTGATGGCCAGGGTCGCCGACCTGCGCGTGCCCCTGGTGGTGGAAGTAGGGGCGGGGGCGAGCTGGGAAGAAGCGCACTAA
- a CDS encoding glycosyltransferase family 9 protein: MRNESLKILVIRRDNIGDLICTTPLFAALRQRYPDAYLAALVNSYNAPAIAGNPHLDAIHAYTKGKHAEGETVLGAYWRRAKLLLALRQQRFDYVVLASAGYAKRALGLARIIKPRHVVGFVTDPAQLPTLDVAIEHGSGKSLHETEDMFRLLAPLGVAAPIPPLHVVPDEDVARSLRTALPEALRSGQGPLVALHISARKPPQRWPVENFAALARRLHAEHGARFLLFWSPGDEKNPFHPGDDGKAAHLQELMAGLPVAPVRTEHLSELIAGLSLADAVVCSDGGAMHVAAGLGKPIVCFFGNSDANRWHPWGVPYQVLQTPSHNVVDITPEVAAEAFASLLRTAGATPVTVAV, encoded by the coding sequence ATGCGGAATGAGTCGCTGAAAATCCTTGTCATCCGCCGCGACAATATTGGCGATCTGATCTGCACCACTCCGTTGTTCGCTGCCCTGCGCCAGCGTTATCCGGACGCCTACCTGGCAGCGCTGGTCAATAGCTACAATGCCCCGGCCATCGCCGGCAATCCGCACCTGGATGCTATTCATGCCTATACCAAAGGCAAGCACGCCGAGGGGGAGACAGTGTTGGGAGCCTACTGGCGACGTGCCAAACTGCTTCTTGCCTTGCGCCAGCAGCGTTTCGATTACGTGGTGCTGGCCTCTGCCGGTTATGCCAAGCGCGCCCTGGGGTTGGCACGCATCATCAAGCCGCGCCATGTCGTTGGTTTTGTCACCGATCCCGCTCAGTTACCCACACTGGATGTAGCAATCGAGCATGGTAGCGGCAAGAGCCTCCACGAAACGGAGGATATGTTCCGCCTGTTGGCGCCCCTGGGTGTTGCCGCACCCATTCCCCCGCTTCACGTGGTGCCGGATGAGGACGTGGCCCGCTCCTTGAGGACCGCATTGCCAGAGGCACTCCGCAGCGGGCAAGGCCCACTGGTGGCGCTGCACATCAGTGCGCGCAAGCCGCCGCAGCGTTGGCCGGTGGAGAATTTTGCTGCTCTGGCCAGACGTTTGCATGCCGAACACGGCGCCCGTTTTTTACTCTTCTGGTCGCCCGGTGATGAGAAAAATCCCTTCCATCCGGGAGACGATGGCAAGGCGGCACACCTGCAAGAATTGATGGCCGGTTTGCCGGTGGCGCCGGTTCGCACCGAACATCTCTCAGAGTTGATTGCCGGCCTATCCCTGGCCGATGCAGTGGTATGTTCCGATGGTGGCGCCATGCACGTGGCGGCCGGACTGGGCAAGCCGATTGTCTGCTTCTTCGGTAATTCCGATGCCAACCGCTGGCACCCCTGGGGCGTGCCCTACCAGGTACTACAGACCCCTAGCCACAACGTGGTGGACATCACCCCCGAAGTCGCGGCCGAGGCGTTTGCCAGCCTGCTGCGGACTGCAGGAGCCACACCCGTAACCGTAGCCGTCTAG